In Mycobacterium sp. 050128, one genomic interval encodes:
- a CDS encoding spirocyclase AveC family protein yields the protein MTDLKSPRHTEPLPVEPGRIKTLRPVLFWSSLGAVCIVIAAYVYISWIGSGNATPVNPGPDPIPGATRWAMTAFQIACPLLALVAIVYVVRKSLRERQLCVEAAIVIGSAIAWWHDPLINWFQPVLFYNAGLVNFGNWTQNIPGWLSPDGRLMAEPVLMIGMIYIWMPLAMGTLARWAMGRARQRWPALGPVRTFCAGWLAVYVIEFPLEIFAVRHGLLGYPASIPSVTLWAGRTVQIPLYGPVLWSLVLSSSGALMFFCNGDGQIRVEAGVETLRWAGPWVRGVLRVLAVTGFLHVVAIGVYDLPVNLAGFYAGPTQNYPSYLRTQYCGPDTPRHCPDGTRFDDR from the coding sequence GTGACGGATCTGAAGTCGCCTCGGCATACCGAGCCGTTGCCAGTCGAGCCCGGGCGGATCAAGACCCTTCGGCCAGTGCTGTTCTGGTCGAGCCTCGGCGCGGTGTGCATCGTCATCGCCGCCTACGTCTACATCTCGTGGATTGGTTCCGGCAACGCGACTCCGGTAAATCCCGGACCCGACCCGATCCCCGGAGCCACCCGGTGGGCAATGACCGCCTTCCAAATCGCTTGCCCGCTACTAGCTCTGGTCGCGATCGTTTACGTGGTCCGCAAGAGCCTGCGCGAGCGCCAACTCTGCGTCGAAGCAGCGATCGTGATCGGATCGGCGATCGCCTGGTGGCACGATCCGCTGATCAACTGGTTTCAGCCAGTTCTGTTCTATAACGCCGGACTGGTCAACTTCGGCAACTGGACGCAGAACATTCCCGGCTGGTTGAGCCCCGACGGCCGATTGATGGCCGAACCGGTGCTCATGATCGGAATGATCTACATCTGGATGCCCCTGGCCATGGGGACGCTCGCCCGCTGGGCCATGGGTCGCGCCCGCCAACGGTGGCCGGCTCTGGGACCCGTCCGCACCTTCTGCGCCGGTTGGCTCGCGGTATATGTCATCGAGTTTCCACTCGAGATCTTTGCGGTGCGCCATGGCCTGCTCGGCTATCCGGCATCGATTCCCAGCGTCACGCTGTGGGCCGGGCGGACTGTTCAGATACCGCTTTACGGCCCCGTCCTGTGGTCGCTGGTGCTCAGTTCGAGCGGTGCGCTCATGTTTTTCTGCAACGGTGACGGCCAGATCCGGGTGGAGGCGGGTGTGGAAACTCTGCGGTGGGCCGGCCCTTGGGTCCGAGGGGTGCTCAGGGTGCTGGCCGTGACCGGCTTTCTACACGTGGTGGCGATCGGCGTGTACGACCTACCGGTGAACCTTGCCGGCTTCTACGCCGGGCCGACCCAGAACTACCCCAGCTACTTGCGCACGCAGTACTGCGGACCGGACACGCCCCGACACTGTCCGGATGGCACCCGCTTCGATGATCGCTAG
- a CDS encoding FAS1-like dehydratase domain-containing protein translates to MNASPDSLSDDCAGRPWELTVERGKIAEFAEAMLCDDPAYRGPEAIIPPTFLTTGGRWAPAGARVDVGFERKRLLHGEQEYTFHAAPPAAGDVLIAQERIVDRYSKPGKRGGTMRFATVVTEYRNEQGALVAEAKATFIETAAKQ, encoded by the coding sequence ATGAACGCTTCGCCTGACAGTCTTTCGGACGACTGCGCTGGACGGCCATGGGAGCTGACCGTGGAGCGCGGCAAGATCGCCGAGTTCGCCGAAGCCATGTTGTGTGACGATCCGGCCTATCGCGGTCCGGAAGCAATCATCCCGCCGACGTTTCTGACCACCGGCGGGCGCTGGGCGCCGGCCGGTGCCAGGGTCGACGTGGGTTTCGAGCGCAAGCGCTTGCTGCACGGAGAGCAGGAATACACCTTCCATGCCGCTCCGCCCGCCGCCGGCGACGTGCTGATCGCGCAGGAGCGGATCGTCGACCGCTATTCGAAACCCGGCAAGCGCGGGGGCACAATGCGTTTCGCGACTGTGGTGACCGAATACCGCAACGAGCAGGGAGCACTCGTCGCCGAGGCCAAAGCCACCTTCATCGAAACGGCGGCGAAGCAATGA
- a CDS encoding cytochrome P450: MTELGVTATLNINDLPFAEDRTRAWRELREAGEAVSSGEEIVLTSAEAVEFAAKRPEIFSSAQAFDRLGSPVPLIPIAIDPPDHTRFRRLLDPFFSPKKMAEREPELRRQAGELIHAIVARGECDVVNDLATPFPSQVFLTLFGLPMADRDRLVRWKDAILQFTDPSSSEATPEVMAHALELFTYLSEHIAERRADSTGSDMLTQLIQDTDEGGMSDNEILGLCFMFVLAGLDTVTSAVGFSLARLAADAELRRRVANDFTLIPAFIEDILRVDGPVPFAPRVTTEEIEVAGRVVPKGTTVMLSYGSADRDPRRYSDADEVHLDSKVVHFAFGRGPHRCLGSHLARLELRLILEEWHSRIPEYTLAQDKPPKMPWPTGTMSLQSVPLNIKPPSRDQSF; this comes from the coding sequence ATGACCGAGCTCGGCGTCACCGCAACGCTGAATATCAACGACCTGCCCTTCGCCGAAGACCGCACGCGCGCGTGGCGGGAACTGCGGGAGGCGGGCGAAGCGGTGAGTTCTGGCGAAGAGATCGTGCTCACTAGCGCAGAGGCCGTGGAGTTTGCGGCCAAAAGACCCGAGATCTTCTCGTCGGCACAAGCTTTCGACCGCCTTGGGAGCCCCGTCCCGCTGATACCGATCGCGATCGATCCGCCGGATCACACCCGGTTCCGCCGACTGCTCGATCCGTTCTTCAGCCCCAAGAAGATGGCCGAGCGTGAGCCCGAATTGCGCAGGCAGGCTGGAGAATTGATCCACGCCATCGTCGCGAGGGGCGAGTGCGACGTGGTGAATGACCTCGCCACACCGTTTCCGTCCCAGGTTTTTCTGACGCTATTCGGACTGCCCATGGCCGACCGCGACCGGTTGGTGCGCTGGAAAGACGCGATTCTGCAGTTCACCGATCCGAGCAGCTCCGAAGCCACCCCGGAGGTGATGGCGCACGCGCTCGAGTTGTTCACCTATCTGAGCGAGCACATCGCCGAGCGGCGCGCCGATTCAACAGGCAGCGACATGCTCACCCAATTGATCCAAGACACCGACGAGGGGGGAATGTCGGACAACGAAATCCTCGGCCTGTGCTTCATGTTCGTGCTGGCCGGGCTGGACACCGTCACTTCTGCCGTCGGATTCTCGTTGGCCAGGCTGGCGGCCGACGCCGAGCTGCGCCGCCGTGTCGCGAACGACTTCACCCTCATCCCGGCATTCATCGAGGACATTTTGCGCGTCGACGGACCCGTCCCGTTCGCGCCCCGCGTCACCACCGAGGAGATCGAAGTCGCGGGCAGGGTCGTGCCCAAAGGCACCACGGTCATGCTCAGTTATGGAAGCGCCGACCGTGATCCGCGGCGGTACTCCGACGCCGACGAGGTCCATCTGGACAGCAAGGTCGTGCACTTCGCCTTCGGGCGCGGGCCGCATCGTTGTCTGGGTTCACATCTGGCGCGCCTCGAACTTCGACTCATCCTCGAGGAGTGGCACTCCCGCATACCCGAATACACTCTGGCTCAAGACAAGCCGCCGAAAATGCCGTGGCCTACCGGGACGATGTCGCTGCAATCGGTACCGCTGAACATCAAACCGCCGTCGCGGGATCAGTCGTTCTGA
- a CDS encoding MaoC/PaaZ C-terminal domain-containing protein: MTVTTTSVSVGAQAPAREFGPLTRQMFVRYAGASGDFNPMHYDDHLAHSAGYPSVFAQGMFSAALLAGFATDWLGAGCVRRFGVRFREQVWPGDVLTCSGTVTAVSAEADADRVSVELSATRQTGGVAITGTAEFLVPRNAPGRTAGSPRRP, from the coding sequence ATGACGGTGACCACCACCTCGGTGAGTGTCGGCGCGCAGGCTCCCGCCCGTGAATTCGGGCCACTGACGCGGCAGATGTTCGTTCGCTACGCCGGGGCGTCCGGTGACTTCAACCCCATGCATTACGACGATCACCTCGCGCACTCCGCGGGCTACCCTTCGGTATTCGCGCAGGGCATGTTCTCTGCGGCGTTGCTGGCCGGGTTCGCCACCGACTGGCTGGGCGCGGGCTGCGTGCGGCGCTTCGGTGTCCGCTTCCGCGAGCAGGTCTGGCCCGGCGACGTGCTGACCTGTTCCGGCACGGTGACCGCGGTGTCGGCAGAAGCCGACGCCGACCGGGTGAGCGTGGAGTTATCCGCCACCCGGCAGACGGGCGGGGTGGCGATCACCGGAACCGCGGAGTTCCTGGTCCCGCGAAACGCCCCTGGGCGCACCGCGGGAAGCCCGCGACGGCCATAA
- a CDS encoding TIGR03619 family F420-dependent LLM class oxidoreductase produces MRFTVYLPNCMHVAAITQPWEHQLTGSHIARVAQHAEQLGYSMVFLPEHFLTPSGHVALSGDHYFDATTAQAFVAGATSTITIGSMVIILPLHNPIVAAKQIATFDWLSGGRAQTTVGVGWLKEEYDAIGVPFNKRGRMTDEYLEAMFELWHSDSPSFDGDFVKFDDIAFGPKPISQPHPTIWMGGDADAVLRRAARFGDGWAPWLTKPEELPAKMDYLRSQPGFDDRPFSLFYSLAVLSIGQEHAIVDDPNAQFGQNAQQVIDNCNMLAERGVTDTWVNPPALDGFNAYLDHMQWVAEEIIPKVG; encoded by the coding sequence ATGAGATTCACCGTGTACCTACCCAACTGCATGCACGTCGCGGCGATCACGCAGCCCTGGGAACACCAGCTCACCGGTTCCCACATCGCGCGCGTTGCCCAACATGCCGAGCAGCTGGGCTATTCGATGGTGTTCCTGCCCGAACACTTTCTCACCCCGAGTGGTCACGTCGCGTTGTCCGGCGACCACTACTTCGACGCCACCACCGCCCAAGCCTTCGTCGCGGGCGCCACCTCGACGATCACCATCGGGTCGATGGTGATCATCCTGCCGCTGCACAATCCGATCGTCGCCGCGAAGCAGATCGCGACATTCGATTGGCTCAGTGGCGGTCGCGCCCAGACTACCGTCGGCGTCGGCTGGCTCAAGGAGGAGTACGACGCGATCGGCGTCCCCTTCAACAAGCGGGGCCGCATGACCGACGAGTATCTCGAGGCGATGTTCGAGTTGTGGCACAGCGATTCGCCAAGCTTCGACGGCGATTTCGTTAAGTTCGACGACATCGCGTTCGGGCCCAAGCCGATCTCGCAGCCCCACCCGACGATATGGATGGGCGGAGACGCCGATGCGGTGCTGCGCCGCGCGGCCCGGTTCGGCGACGGCTGGGCGCCATGGCTGACCAAACCCGAGGAACTGCCGGCCAAAATGGACTACCTGCGCTCGCAACCCGGGTTCGACGACCGGCCGTTCTCGCTGTTCTACAGCCTGGCGGTGCTCTCCATCGGTCAAGAGCACGCGATTGTCGACGACCCGAATGCACAATTCGGCCAAAACGCCCAACAGGTCATCGACAACTGCAACATGCTGGCCGAACGCGGCGTCACCGACACCTGGGTCAACCCGCCTGCGCTGGACGGTTTCAATGCCTACCTCGACCACATGCAGTGGGTGGCCGAGGAAATCATCCCGAAAGTCGGGTGA
- a CDS encoding TetR/AcrR family transcriptional regulator encodes MSEASIVRRASYGPSSPAVGARGASTRGRIAEVSLELFGRLGYFDTSVDAIAKAAGVSRATLYQYFKGKDEIFLELLNECGGALFRVARRIGALGPDEVGFDNLNWWLGEWSWVFDKYSTMFVQWTAIASSDTKVRPEITRFVRGYNHRIAERLAASGLTGLDPEVAAMTMTALVHRINLFVHTDRAYGRSAKDAVDTLSVFLQLMLFPDTPPSVLTSLGLHASADPAADVDALEVPPAPDVAGLSVSDRTATLSRRAVTTVNALADAGAAQFRARGYRSTSVDDIVESASVARGTFYKYFNDKQDLLAAVAAEIYSAGMAFADRIAEVDPVGKKSTLRHWLGTYVEFYDRYSGCIEAWAEGATDDPTIVSIGENGQVQMDIGAARMLIRGSERYQFDPVISALILRALVTRVPQAALDLPEPIDDDELIDVLITCIRRGFFGRKR; translated from the coding sequence ATGTCCGAAGCCTCGATCGTCCGCAGGGCCAGTTACGGTCCGTCCAGCCCCGCTGTGGGCGCTCGCGGTGCCAGCACCCGAGGCCGGATCGCCGAGGTCTCGCTGGAGCTGTTCGGCCGGCTGGGGTACTTCGACACGTCGGTCGACGCGATCGCCAAGGCAGCGGGGGTGTCCCGGGCCACCTTGTACCAGTACTTCAAGGGCAAGGACGAGATCTTCCTGGAGCTGCTCAATGAATGCGGCGGCGCGTTGTTCCGGGTGGCGCGCCGCATCGGCGCGCTCGGGCCCGACGAGGTCGGTTTCGACAATCTGAACTGGTGGCTGGGCGAATGGAGCTGGGTATTCGACAAGTACTCCACCATGTTCGTGCAGTGGACCGCGATCGCCTCGTCGGATACCAAGGTGCGGCCCGAAATCACCCGGTTTGTGCGCGGTTACAACCATCGCATCGCCGAGCGGCTCGCGGCCTCCGGGCTGACGGGGCTGGACCCGGAGGTCGCGGCCATGACGATGACCGCGCTGGTGCATCGCATCAATTTGTTCGTGCATACCGACCGCGCCTACGGTCGCAGCGCCAAGGACGCGGTTGACACGCTGTCGGTGTTCCTGCAGCTGATGTTGTTCCCTGACACCCCGCCGTCGGTGTTGACGTCGTTGGGTCTGCACGCCAGCGCAGACCCGGCGGCCGATGTGGACGCGCTCGAAGTGCCGCCCGCGCCAGACGTTGCGGGGCTGTCCGTCAGCGATCGCACCGCGACACTCAGTAGGCGCGCCGTCACCACGGTGAATGCTCTGGCCGATGCCGGCGCCGCTCAATTCCGTGCGCGCGGCTACCGCAGCACCAGTGTCGACGACATCGTCGAGTCGGCCAGCGTGGCGCGCGGTACGTTCTACAAGTACTTCAACGACAAGCAAGATCTGCTGGCTGCCGTGGCCGCCGAAATCTACAGCGCCGGAATGGCATTCGCCGACCGGATCGCCGAGGTCGATCCGGTGGGCAAGAAGTCGACGCTGCGGCATTGGCTGGGCACCTACGTCGAGTTCTACGACAGGTATTCGGGCTGCATCGAGGCCTGGGCCGAAGGCGCCACCGACGATCCCACCATCGTCAGCATCGGCGAGAACGGACAGGTGCAGATGGACATCGGTGCGGCCAGGATGCTGATCCGCGGCTCGGAGCGGTACCAATTCGATCCGGTGATCTCGGCGCTGATCCTGCGCGCGCTGGTCACCCGCGTGCCGCAGGCGGCCCTCGATCTGCCCGAGCCCATCGACGACGACGAACTCATCGACGTGTTGATCACCTGCATCCGCCGCGGGTTCTTCGGACGCAAGAGGTAA
- a CDS encoding spirocyclase AveC family protein yields MLFATSQLAPPATLNPSGVWFFNWVIPIAGSIFMVLAVADVIRRRRLTWGFLFLFNSLAVYWMETVGDWGQMLFYSPAFAQHHLLEWLPIKTPNDPLFMPFAYAVYWGVHAILVLWLSQWVSARFGWSMLKSMLVLAIPVNYVWDFAVEGTATAMGWWTYDPGIGPVLEWGNGGRITLLWTIGIMCVWPNLIAYWAGKPPIRGLNHFERFCRLDRFTVPRTALHSPGDTESGGGTAVATKRLVLTKQQEFDDGLNYEVAIPRWRFELMRLGAWFIVFQITFFVFLIVPLVVLRTVTGADSPYIP; encoded by the coding sequence ATGCTTTTCGCCACGTCGCAATTGGCGCCACCAGCAACCCTCAATCCATCTGGGGTCTGGTTCTTCAACTGGGTGATACCGATCGCCGGCAGCATCTTCATGGTTCTGGCGGTAGCCGATGTCATCCGGCGACGCCGCCTGACCTGGGGCTTCCTCTTCCTGTTCAACAGCCTTGCGGTGTACTGGATGGAGACCGTCGGGGACTGGGGCCAGATGTTGTTCTACAGTCCGGCGTTTGCGCAACACCATCTGCTCGAGTGGCTACCGATCAAGACTCCCAACGATCCCTTGTTCATGCCGTTCGCCTACGCGGTGTATTGGGGAGTACACGCGATCCTGGTGTTGTGGCTGAGCCAATGGGTGTCCGCGCGGTTTGGTTGGAGCATGCTCAAATCAATGCTGGTGCTTGCGATTCCCGTCAACTATGTCTGGGACTTCGCCGTCGAAGGCACCGCCACGGCAATGGGATGGTGGACCTACGATCCCGGCATCGGGCCAGTTCTGGAGTGGGGCAACGGTGGTCGCATCACGTTGCTCTGGACCATCGGCATCATGTGCGTATGGCCCAACCTGATCGCCTACTGGGCCGGTAAGCCACCGATTCGCGGGCTCAACCATTTCGAGCGTTTTTGCCGCTTGGATCGTTTCACCGTCCCACGGACCGCGTTGCATTCGCCTGGCGACACCGAAAGTGGGGGCGGGACCGCCGTCGCCACCAAGCGACTGGTCTTGACCAAGCAGCAAGAATTCGACGACGGCCTCAACTACGAGGTGGCGATTCCGCGATGGCGATTCGAACTTATGCGACTGGGCGCCTGGTTCATCGTCTTCCAGATCACCTTCTTTGTTTTTCTGATTGTTCCGCTCGTGGTGTTGCGCACGGTCACCGGCGCCGACAGCCCGTACATTCCGTGA
- a CDS encoding DUF7156 family protein — MASDRVTKLPAEFFLPPQTDAGLRKETVRLIAACVAFIVILGVIAALTQGVVLKV; from the coding sequence GTGGCATCCGACCGTGTGACAAAGCTGCCCGCCGAATTCTTTCTTCCTCCGCAGACCGATGCCGGTCTGCGGAAAGAAACCGTCCGTCTTATCGCGGCATGCGTGGCGTTTATCGTCATCCTGGGCGTCATCGCGGCGCTCACGCAGGGCGTCGTGCTGAAGGTGTGA
- a CDS encoding 3-carboxyethylcatechol 2,3-dioxygenase: MTPDRLVVCASHSPGKERDVEHAFGRRFRSALTSAAERAQVFDPDVVVVFGGDHRRAFRHVVPAFGVALSASILAEGGHPAGDLDVPSALARGLCEHLLSAGFDVAACRDIGLDHAFAQPVRDLLGELAVKPVIPVPVNCATAPLPTGRRVAEFGAEVGRFLDGIAKRVLVIGTGGLSHSPPSLEVDTYDLSDEDRARIIAEGMADARTKIRPDWDAEVLDAMSNWDVAALIRLVDTAHVRAGAGANEVRTWLAAGAAGGGRPVTPMVYEPVPEWITGMAVATSA; encoded by the coding sequence ATGACGCCGGATCGACTGGTCGTCTGCGCGAGCCACAGCCCGGGTAAGGAACGCGATGTCGAACACGCCTTCGGTCGCCGGTTCCGCTCGGCACTGACGTCGGCGGCCGAGCGCGCGCAAGTGTTCGATCCCGACGTGGTTGTCGTGTTCGGCGGTGACCACCGTCGCGCGTTTCGCCACGTGGTGCCGGCCTTCGGGGTTGCGCTGTCCGCGTCAATTCTGGCCGAGGGCGGCCATCCGGCCGGTGACCTGGACGTCCCGTCCGCGCTGGCACGCGGATTGTGTGAACACTTGCTGTCGGCGGGATTCGATGTCGCCGCATGCCGTGACATCGGGCTGGATCACGCGTTCGCTCAACCTGTTCGGGACCTTCTCGGGGAGTTGGCGGTCAAGCCGGTCATCCCGGTGCCGGTGAACTGTGCCACGGCTCCGCTGCCGACGGGCCGTCGGGTCGCAGAATTCGGCGCGGAAGTTGGCCGGTTCCTCGACGGGATCGCTAAGCGGGTGCTGGTGATCGGCACCGGCGGGTTGTCACACTCCCCGCCGAGTCTGGAGGTCGACACCTACGACCTCAGCGACGAAGACCGGGCACGGATCATCGCCGAGGGCATGGCGGACGCGCGTACCAAGATCCGTCCCGATTGGGACGCCGAAGTGTTGGATGCCATGTCGAATTGGGATGTCGCCGCGCTGATTCGACTCGTCGACACCGCCCACGTCCGTGCGGGCGCGGGCGCCAACGAGGTCAGGACCTGGCTTGCCGCTGGCGCCGCGGGCGGTGGCCGGCCGGTGACTCCGATGGTCTATGAGCCTGTGCCGGAATGGATCACCGGGATGGCCGTAGCTACGTCAGCGTGA
- a CDS encoding CaiB/BaiF CoA transferase family protein gives MANAPLAGITVVSLEQAVAAPYATRQLADLGARVVKVERPQGGDFARGYDRSVHGESSYFVWLNRGKESLTVDFKQPEGRRIVDRLLDGADVLVQNLAPGAAARMGLDAESVACTHPRTITATISGYGQDGPWSDRKAYDLLVQAEAGLLSVTGSPAEVARTGVSIADIAAGMFTFSGILTALYTRATTGAVHPVSVSLFDALVEWMSQPLYYGRYGGAAPPRTGARHPTIAPYGPFTAGDGGTVLLAVQNPTEWQRFCQNVLDRTDLVTDPRFATNPDRVANRDELEAVIAAAAARLSAEELEERLQVAGVAHARMNDVGQLWLHPVLVGRDRWQEIQTSGGPAAALPPPAALAGVDPVLGDVPALGEHSRKILCELGYSMKAIDGLVAEGVTTV, from the coding sequence ATGGCGAACGCTCCGTTGGCGGGCATCACGGTGGTGAGCCTCGAGCAGGCGGTCGCAGCGCCATATGCGACCCGGCAGCTCGCCGATCTTGGCGCCCGGGTGGTGAAGGTCGAGCGCCCGCAGGGGGGTGACTTCGCCCGCGGCTATGACCGCTCGGTGCACGGCGAGTCGAGCTACTTCGTCTGGCTGAATCGCGGCAAAGAGTCGTTGACCGTGGACTTCAAGCAACCCGAGGGCAGACGCATCGTCGACCGTCTGCTCGACGGCGCCGACGTGCTGGTGCAGAACCTGGCGCCGGGGGCGGCGGCCCGGATGGGATTGGATGCCGAATCGGTGGCCTGCACGCACCCGCGGACCATTACGGCGACCATCAGCGGCTACGGTCAGGACGGCCCTTGGAGCGACCGCAAGGCGTATGACCTGTTGGTACAAGCCGAGGCTGGACTGTTGTCGGTGACCGGCTCGCCGGCCGAGGTGGCGCGCACCGGTGTGTCGATCGCCGATATCGCCGCGGGCATGTTCACCTTCTCCGGAATCCTCACCGCGCTCTACACTCGCGCCACGACCGGGGCGGTCCATCCGGTGTCGGTGTCGTTGTTCGATGCGCTGGTCGAGTGGATGTCCCAGCCGCTCTACTACGGCCGCTATGGCGGAGCGGCACCGCCACGCACAGGTGCGCGGCATCCGACAATCGCCCCCTATGGCCCATTCACCGCGGGCGACGGCGGAACCGTCCTGCTCGCCGTGCAGAACCCAACCGAATGGCAACGGTTCTGCCAGAACGTTTTGGACAGAACTGATCTCGTCACCGACCCGCGGTTCGCCACGAATCCCGATCGGGTGGCCAACCGCGACGAGTTGGAGGCGGTCATCGCCGCCGCGGCCGCGCGGCTGAGCGCCGAGGAATTAGAGGAGCGGCTGCAAGTCGCAGGCGTGGCACACGCCCGGATGAACGACGTCGGACAGTTGTGGCTGCATCCGGTGCTCGTCGGCCGGGACCGGTGGCAGGAAATTCAGACATCGGGCGGTCCGGCGGCCGCATTGCCGCCGCCCGCTGCCTTGGCCGGCGTCGACCCGGTGCTGGGTGACGTGCCCGCGCTGGGTGAGCACAGCCGAAAAATATTGTGCGAGTTGGGATATTCGATGAAGGCGATCGATGGGCTTGTCGCCGAAGGTGTTACGACGGTATAG
- a CDS encoding CaiB/BaiF CoA transferase family protein: MGPGPHAAMLLADLGADVTRIQRPGSDGGGAQLRGRRTVVADLKDPADLDAVRRFIDEADVLIEGFRPGVTERLGIGPAECCGRNPGLVYTRITGWGQTGPRAHQAGHDINYIGLTGLLHAMGDPDRPPAPPLNLLGDYGGGSLFAVVGVLAALLERHASGRGQVIDAAIVNGVPLLGHVLWAMLGDGRWSGGRGDNIFDGSAPFYRTYECADGGYVAVGALEPAFFAELLRLLEIDPDTLGPQRERAGWPAMRDALSDKFREETRDHWARVFSDSDACVTPVLTATEAIDDPHMRARNVFVDVDGIRQPAPAPRFSRTQAAQPRPAHGASVTLT; encoded by the coding sequence ATGGGGCCCGGGCCGCACGCCGCGATGCTGCTCGCGGACCTCGGTGCTGACGTGACGCGGATCCAGCGACCCGGGAGCGACGGTGGGGGCGCTCAGCTGCGCGGGCGGCGAACTGTCGTCGCCGATCTCAAAGACCCTGCCGACCTCGACGCCGTGCGTCGCTTCATCGACGAGGCAGACGTTCTCATCGAGGGTTTCCGCCCCGGCGTCACCGAACGCCTCGGCATCGGACCCGCCGAATGTTGCGGTCGCAACCCGGGATTGGTCTACACCCGCATCACCGGGTGGGGACAGACCGGTCCCCGGGCCCACCAGGCCGGCCACGACATCAACTACATCGGCCTCACCGGACTGCTTCATGCCATGGGTGACCCCGATCGTCCCCCGGCACCACCTCTGAATCTGCTCGGCGACTACGGTGGTGGCTCGCTATTCGCGGTCGTGGGCGTGCTTGCCGCCTTGCTCGAGCGGCACGCCTCGGGGCGGGGTCAGGTGATCGATGCGGCGATAGTCAACGGCGTCCCGCTGCTAGGCCACGTGCTGTGGGCGATGCTCGGCGACGGCCGGTGGTCAGGCGGGCGGGGTGACAACATCTTTGATGGATCGGCGCCGTTCTACCGCACCTACGAATGCGCGGACGGTGGCTACGTCGCCGTGGGTGCGCTGGAACCGGCCTTCTTCGCCGAGTTGCTGCGTCTGCTGGAGATCGACCCGGACACTCTGGGCCCGCAACGGGAGCGTGCCGGCTGGCCCGCGATGCGGGATGCCCTGTCGGACAAATTCCGGGAGGAAACTCGGGACCACTGGGCGCGGGTCTTCTCGGATAGCGACGCGTGTGTTACGCCGGTTCTGACCGCGACCGAGGCGATCGACGATCCGCATATGCGGGCCCGCAACGTATTCGTCGACGTCGACGGGATCCGTCAACCGGCGCCCGCGCCGCGCTTCTCCCGAACCCAGGCCGCGCAACCGCGACCCGCGCATGGCGCCTCGGTCACGCTGACGTAG
- a CDS encoding TetR family transcriptional regulator, with amino-acid sequence MARGDRSPRDEHANRIRSALLNAALDLFSTNGYDETTTDQIAESVGVSPRTFFRYFPTKESVLFFGEYDFIDAVSGVYLAQPDKVSDFEALANSFALLAPGLKRIRKRIAQYHEAVASSLVLLGRERRNHEANAETVAKVIAERRRLPAPNSECRLLAAVGMLLVERALNQWLSAPGRSLDDLIRQEFAALPAVLK; translated from the coding sequence ATGGCCCGGGGCGACCGATCACCGCGGGATGAGCATGCGAACCGGATCCGTAGTGCTCTGCTGAATGCGGCCCTGGACCTGTTCAGCACCAACGGGTACGACGAGACCACCACAGACCAGATCGCCGAGAGTGTCGGGGTTTCGCCGAGGACGTTCTTCCGCTACTTCCCAACCAAGGAGTCGGTGCTCTTCTTCGGCGAGTACGACTTCATCGACGCAGTCAGCGGGGTCTACCTGGCCCAACCGGACAAGGTCTCGGATTTCGAGGCCCTGGCGAATTCATTCGCATTGCTTGCGCCAGGCCTCAAACGCATCCGTAAAAGGATCGCGCAGTACCACGAGGCGGTCGCATCGTCGCTCGTCTTGCTGGGCCGCGAACGGCGAAACCACGAGGCCAACGCGGAGACCGTCGCCAAGGTGATCGCCGAACGACGCCGATTGCCGGCGCCCAACAGCGAATGCCGGCTGTTAGCGGCAGTCGGCATGCTGCTCGTCGAGCGCGCCCTCAACCAATGGTTGTCGGCGCCGGGCCGGTCGCTCGACGACCTGATCCGTCAGGAGTTCGCCGCCCTGCCCGCGGTCCTGAAGTAG